A single Mangrovimonas sp. YM274 DNA region contains:
- the rimO gene encoding 30S ribosomal protein S12 methylthiotransferase RimO, with translation MRTKSIKKNKINVVTLGCSKNVYDSEVLMGQLKASGKDVVHEEEGNIVVINTCGFINNAKEESVNTILEFMQKKEAGDVDKVFVTGCLSERYKPDLEKEIPNVDQYFGTTELPGLLKALGADYRHELIGERLTTTPKNYAYLKIAEGCDRPCSFCAIPLMRGKHKSTPIEELVIEAEKLAANGVKELILIAQDLTYYGLDLYKKRNLAELLEALVKIEGIEWIRLHYAFPTGFPMDVLDVMNREPKVCNYLDIPLQHISDSILKSMRRGTTKAKTTKLIEEFRKAVPNMTIRTTLIVGYPGETEEDFQTLKEWVQEMRFERLGCFTYSHEENTHAYNLEDDVPENVKQERANEIMEIQSQISWELNQEKIGQEFKVVIDRKEGNYFVGRTEFDSPDVDNEVLIDATSTYLKTGEYVTVKVIEAEDFDLYAEVVK, from the coding sequence GAACAAAATCAATGTAGTAACCCTTGGCTGTAGTAAGAATGTTTACGACAGTGAGGTGTTGATGGGGCAGTTAAAAGCTAGTGGCAAGGACGTTGTTCATGAAGAGGAAGGAAATATTGTGGTGATCAATACCTGTGGTTTTATCAATAATGCTAAGGAAGAGAGTGTGAACACCATTTTGGAATTCATGCAGAAAAAGGAGGCAGGTGATGTAGATAAGGTATTTGTGACAGGTTGTTTGAGTGAGCGTTATAAACCGGATTTAGAAAAGGAAATTCCTAACGTAGATCAATATTTTGGAACTACAGAGCTTCCTGGGCTGTTAAAGGCATTGGGAGCAGATTATAGACATGAGTTGATAGGGGAGCGTTTAACAACAACTCCTAAAAACTATGCGTATTTGAAGATTGCTGAAGGTTGCGACCGTCCATGTAGTTTTTGTGCTATCCCTTTGATGCGTGGAAAACACAAAAGTACACCTATAGAGGAGTTGGTAATTGAAGCAGAAAAGTTGGCGGCCAATGGCGTGAAGGAGTTGATCTTGATTGCTCAGGATTTGACCTATTACGGTTTGGATTTGTATAAGAAGCGTAATCTTGCCGAATTATTGGAGGCCTTGGTGAAAATAGAAGGTATCGAGTGGATTCGTTTGCATTATGCCTTCCCAACTGGATTCCCAATGGATGTGTTGGACGTGATGAACCGAGAGCCGAAAGTGTGTAATTATTTGGATATTCCGTTACAGCACATTTCTGATTCCATTTTGAAAAGTATGCGTAGAGGAACTACTAAAGCCAAAACGACCAAACTAATTGAAGAGTTTAGAAAGGCAGTTCCAAATATGACGATTAGAACCACATTAATTGTAGGATATCCAGGTGAAACCGAAGAGGATTTCCAAACACTAAAAGAATGGGTTCAAGAAATGCGTTTTGAGCGTTTGGGATGTTTTACCTATTCGCATGAGGAAAATACACATGCCTATAATTTGGAAGACGATGTGCCTGAAAATGTAAAGCAGGAACGTGCCAATGAAATTATGGAAATCCAATCGCAAATTTCTTGGGAGTTGAACCAAGAAAAAATCGGTCAAGAGTTTAAAGTGGTCATCGACCGTAAGGAAGGTAACTATTTTGTAGGGAGAACCGAGTTCGATTCCCCAGATGTGGATAATGAAGTTTTGATTGATGCCACATCAACTTACTTGAAAACTGGAGAATATGTGACTGTAAAAGTAATAGAAGCAGAAGACTTCGATTTATATGCGGAAGTGGTAAAATAA
- a CDS encoding M14 family metallopeptidase, whose protein sequence is MQKIFVFIVTVFCCSIFSFGQELQSPDSFLGYELGSHFSRHHQVVDYFKYVSQQLPGQVKLQHYGDTYERRPLYVAYISSEENLRNLETIRQNNLKNAGVLDGSTTSNEVAIVWLSYNVHGNEASSTEAAMKTLYTLLTEKQEWLKSTMVIIDPCINPDGRDRYVNWYNETSSAPYDTDQQASEHLEPWPGGRPNHYLFDLNRDWAWATQIESQSRLKIYNKWLPHIHVDFHEQGINNPYYFAPAAEPFHEIITDWQKDFQTQIGKNHAKYFDSNGWLYFTRERFDLLYPSYGDTYPTFMGAIGMTYEQAGHGRGGLGIMNDEGTELTLKDRIAHHTTTGLSTVEVASKNAAKLNSEFKKFFENSDVDYQSYVLSGEPDKIESLKHLLDQHGISYYNGSKTKVNGYLYNKGDKGSMDITSSDLVISTNQPKGKMVQVLFEPNVSLSDSLTYDITAWSAPFAFGLDAVASTKLIPAKAEAATSSPTPKIDTKATAYMAKWNHITDAKFLVDLMKQKIKVRFTEKPITTSVPEQTFDRGSLIIIRGDNQSVEDFDSKVMASAKKFNKNPIAVMSGFSKSGPDFGSPDVKLVNTPKVALLSGKSTSSLSYGELWHFFEQQLQFPVTSLNAEYFKMYDLKKYNVLIVPDGNYAKVLDNGALKNLQAWIQKGGKLIAIDGALKSFADKKGFSLKAHEVKDSISIDKKLISYADREREGIKKLITGAVFKTKVDDTHPLAFGYSNIYYTLKLGNDSYELLEDGYNVVHIGENPKSVSGFTGTDALETLENSLVFGEERIGKGSIVYMTDNVMFRSFWENGKLFLVNAVFFVNNNLFTL, encoded by the coding sequence ATGCAAAAAATATTTGTTTTTATAGTTACTGTATTCTGTTGTTCAATTTTCTCTTTTGGACAGGAATTACAATCTCCCGACAGCTTTTTAGGATATGAATTGGGTTCCCATTTTTCCAGACACCACCAAGTAGTTGATTACTTTAAATATGTAAGCCAGCAACTGCCCGGACAAGTAAAATTGCAACATTATGGGGATACTTATGAGCGACGCCCATTGTATGTTGCTTATATTTCTTCGGAAGAAAACCTGAGAAATCTTGAAACGATTCGCCAGAACAACCTTAAAAATGCAGGTGTTTTGGATGGCAGCACAACTTCCAATGAAGTAGCTATCGTGTGGCTTAGCTACAATGTTCATGGCAACGAAGCATCTAGTACCGAAGCCGCTATGAAAACCCTCTACACCTTATTGACCGAAAAACAGGAATGGCTTAAAAGTACCATGGTAATTATAGATCCTTGTATCAATCCTGACGGAAGAGATCGTTATGTGAATTGGTATAATGAAACCTCCAGTGCTCCTTACGACACCGACCAACAAGCTAGCGAACATTTAGAACCATGGCCTGGCGGAAGACCTAATCACTATTTGTTTGATTTGAATAGGGATTGGGCTTGGGCTACACAAATTGAAAGTCAGTCGCGATTAAAAATCTACAACAAATGGCTTCCACATATTCATGTGGATTTCCATGAACAAGGGATCAATAACCCTTATTATTTTGCTCCAGCAGCAGAACCATTCCATGAAATCATCACCGATTGGCAAAAAGACTTTCAAACACAAATAGGAAAAAACCACGCCAAATATTTTGATTCCAACGGTTGGCTGTATTTTACAAGAGAACGTTTTGATTTGCTATACCCAAGTTATGGTGACACTTATCCAACATTTATGGGAGCCATTGGTATGACCTACGAGCAGGCCGGTCACGGCCGTGGCGGCTTGGGGATTATGAATGATGAAGGTACCGAATTAACTCTTAAGGATCGTATTGCCCACCATACCACTACAGGTCTATCTACGGTAGAAGTTGCCAGCAAAAATGCGGCTAAGCTAAACTCCGAATTCAAAAAATTCTTCGAGAACAGTGATGTGGATTATCAGAGTTATGTTTTAAGTGGAGAACCTGATAAAATTGAAAGCTTAAAACACTTATTAGACCAACATGGCATTAGCTATTATAATGGTTCTAAAACTAAGGTGAACGGCTATCTATACAACAAAGGAGACAAAGGTTCGATGGACATCACCTCCTCCGATTTGGTTATAAGCACCAACCAACCAAAAGGTAAAATGGTACAAGTACTATTTGAACCCAATGTAAGTTTGAGTGATTCCTTGACTTACGACATCACTGCTTGGAGCGCTCCATTTGCCTTTGGATTGGATGCTGTGGCCAGTACCAAATTGATTCCGGCAAAAGCTGAAGCTGCAACCTCTAGCCCAACTCCAAAAATAGACACTAAAGCCACGGCCTATATGGCCAAATGGAACCATATTACCGATGCCAAATTCCTGGTAGATTTAATGAAGCAAAAAATAAAGGTACGCTTTACCGAAAAACCCATTACCACCAGTGTCCCTGAGCAAACATTTGATCGTGGTTCTTTGATTATCATAAGAGGTGACAATCAATCTGTGGAAGACTTTGATTCCAAAGTGATGGCTTCCGCGAAAAAATTCAACAAGAATCCAATTGCGGTGATGAGTGGATTCTCCAAATCGGGGCCAGATTTTGGATCACCAGATGTGAAATTGGTCAACACGCCTAAAGTTGCCCTACTTTCTGGAAAATCCACTTCCTCATTGAGCTATGGTGAATTATGGCACTTCTTTGAGCAACAACTGCAATTTCCCGTAACTTCCTTAAACGCTGAATACTTTAAAATGTACGATTTGAAAAAGTACAACGTATTGATTGTACCCGATGGCAACTATGCCAAGGTATTGGACAATGGTGCTTTAAAAAATCTGCAAGCATGGATTCAAAAGGGAGGCAAACTGATAGCTATTGATGGCGCCCTAAAAAGCTTTGCTGATAAAAAAGGATTCAGCTTAAAAGCCCATGAAGTTAAGGATTCCATTTCTATTGACAAGAAACTGATTTCCTATGCCGACCGTGAACGTGAAGGCATTAAAAAACTTATTACAGGAGCTGTTTTTAAAACAAAAGTGGACGACACCCATCCATTGGCTTTTGGATATTCAAACATCTATTACACCTTGAAATTGGGCAACGATTCCTATGAATTATTGGAGGATGGCTACAATGTGGTGCATATTGGAGAAAACCCAAAAAGCGTTTCTGGCTTTACAGGAACCGATGCTCTTGAAACCTTAGAAAACTCTTTGGTATTTGGAGAGGAACGCATCGGTAAAGGTAGTATCGTCTATATGACAGATAATGTCATGTTCCGAAGTTTTTGGGAAAATGGAAAACTATTCCTAGTCAATGCTGTCTTCTTTGTCAATAACAACCTATTTACCCTATAA